AAACATCTAAGTATAAAAcccaaagcattttttttaaaaaaagtgttttaGCTAAAGTTATTCAAGGTACATTGAAAACATACAGAGCTTTAAgatccatttaaaataacaaggaAAAGAATCAAAGAGCTAATCtaacttcaggctaaacattcacTAGTACAgctacttctccccccccccccccccccgtgtcctAGCAGCCCCCAAAAAACAGGTCTGGAAAGTTCCCCACCACTTAGGACCAATCTTTAAAGCACATGGAATAGACTGTCAGGAGAATGAAGACATATGCCGCTTATAGTCTAATGAATGAAGCAGTTCTGCCAAATCAAGGAGCCCCCACTGACTCTAACCCAACAGACTAGATGGAAATATACCAAttgaaaaaaacagagaaaaaacaATTTGCAACAGGAGTAAATACAGAGCTAGGGTCAGGAGTACAAGACCAGCTGCACAAGCTCAGTGAGACATTGTAATGTGATGGTTATCATCTTGtcactggtttttattttagaaCAGAGTCAAATACAggcagattaaaaacaaaacaataaatccaGGTTTCTGTAAGACAATCTGGACCCATTTGCAAGCAAACCTGGGAAATAAAATTAGCATGTAAatcagaggtttttaaaaaaacataacataCGAAAAGCACCTGGTAAAAGAAATCAAGACGTACTTAATTACCAACAATAACTATGCTATTTGTACACTAGTATCTGTACTGAGCACAAAATACCTTGTGAAAAGTAGCCCTAAAATTAACTACCTTGAAGGCTTCAGTTTCAGATCTCTAAAGTAAATTAGAAAACAAATACAAATCTGTAACTATCAAAATCTTCAAACGTGAACATAAAGGTGCTGCTATTTTTGTACAAATGGTCTGAATAACATATTTCAATGCAcatgatcttagccaaaaggctgagaagcgatatttatgtatttttttttgtttttgtcttttactgttgatatggtcagtggagtaatcaataaactttactaCTTCTTGTCATATTTCAATGCAGATATATTGCTTCTTGGAATGAAACATCATTATAACCAACTCATATTTTTCAGCAATTTTATCTTAGATTGAAAGTGATTTGTCAGTCGTGCAGTATTTGAAAGATTGAGGCTGCTTAAGTGATAGCACTTCGTTTCTAGACCTCAAAATTAGGTTATTTATTGCCTATTGCAGTAAGAAATGCTCCAACTTTTTTCTGGTGCAGCAACATTTAAATGCCAGATGAAGCACAGCTGGCTTGTTCATGCAAGTGATCTTTGTGAGCTCTGTCCCAGATAAATAGCACAGACTCTTTATCCAGATGTTGGGGGACAGAGTCACTGCCAAAGTTGTCACTTAGTGGGAGAGGAAACACATACTGAttaactgcaggaaaggagaggagaggaggaaaaagctGCATTTAAATCATCCCATCCATCTCTCCCAGAAAAGCAAAGGCAGAAGGCTCAGATGGTCCACATCAGATTTCAAAATGTCCTGCTACTAATAATCAGTTTGACCACAGTTCTGATGTACTTTTAAAAGTGAAAGGGCTACAAGAAACTCAGGTCAATTTCTGATATTTTTTTTCATCTAAAGCTCAAGAAGCTTTCAGAAGTACTTTGAGAGCTTATTTGGTTCTGACATGAGTTAATGTAAGCCAATGTATTTTTACCTTCACAACATTTCTATGACTGGGTAACtgaaaaaataaatgcaataaaataacagtaaaataacatCCATGGAGGATGAGTCTTCTTTCTGGTTTGCTATTCATCATGCAGACAGAGAGACATATACAAAAAAATTACATACCTGGGTTTGTTCTGATGTTAACTcataaacatatatttaaaattcatattttacATTGTTATTTACCAGTATAACCCAATTGGCAACTGGTCCATAAGCAGTCTGTCCCCAATCTTCAGGACTTTTTTcaatgaaagaagaaaacaacTATAGCCAGCGAGTACAAATACAATGAtcttggatgtgtgtgtgtgtgtgtgtgtgggggggggggggggggcgcttacTAATCCCTTTACATCAGATAATCTGAGAAGCAGTTTCTCACTTAAAAAGCTAAAATGCAGCAGTTGTACAAACCTACCAAGAGCCTAATCAATGACATGTTTATGTTTTCAAAGTGGGTTTTACAAGCAACCAACTGCTCTTTTGAAAACAGCTTCTCGTTCTTTTGTACAAATACTTTGCAGATTATGTTACAGAAAACACTGAAACTGGAAAGAAGCTCAGCAAGAAATCCTCAATGGGAAGATAAGGTAAAGCAACACCTTGCCCAGCCATACTGGCATTTCTTATACAAACTGAAGTGTATTCTCAGCGCATTTTCAGGCTTATTATGGTGAGATCCCACAGGCCCGGAAAGCCTATTCCATGGGACCAGAGTCCCAGAATCTTCTACACAGTAGCTGGGTGTCCCTGGTTACAAGCAAGGTAACGGATAAAGGGCTCCCAAAGTCTGAGATGGTTTATTTAGCtgaatttatatttcattttgaaattcatACCTAGATGTAGTTCTGTTTCAGGAAAAACATAATGAATTGCAGCAAAAATCTGTTAACCAGATTTTATGTGTTCTAACACCTGAGTAAGGCAAATACATGAGTGTCTCACACATGACAAGTAAGGTAAGCACATATTTATCTTCCCTTACACTCGGAAGATGCTTGTCTGAAGACGAGAGCCTCATCTATGCAGGCAGGTTTCTTACATGGTGGGAAACcgatttcccagttttttttaattgtcctACATGCAAATGCTCTGCTGTTCATAAAGTATTCTTCAAATGTTATGGGACACAGAAATGATGACAAAGTAGGGCTAGCATCCTTCATCTCCTCATGCGTCACTCAATTTATGcaagaattcaaaccctggtctctcaaAGTCCTTATCCAATAGTCAAATCACAATACCATACTGGCTCTGTAACAGACATTTCCTAGGATGTATTAGCATTCGGGCACCATGTATATACTCATTGACTACATACAGAGCGCTGTGTGCCTCACAGATATCTCGGCTGACAGAGATGAAAAACAATGTCTTCTTCCTTAAGGCAGCCTTGCCAAAttctttgggggaggggaggtgtCTTCAATCCCCAGGTGGTGGGTAAGGTGATGGCCGTGAGAAAATATCATAAAGGTGTCAGAAACAGCATATTATGCACTAAGATCTACTTTTTATCTATGGAtctaattttgttattatttacttACCCAAGGTTTGCATAGTTTCTTCACTTTGCCGGACCTGCTGAGACATCATTCTGCTAATTCCCATCAGGCTCTCTGTGATGTTACTTGCTCCCTCTGCCAAGCTTTCCTTAGTAGTCTTCCTTTAAAAAGAGAAAGTAACATGAGGATACAAATGCAACCTATAGAGGTGGAAGATGGTATCAAGCAGAGCAGCATTCATACTAAaataaagcgggggggggggggggaatctaacTTCTTTATGTTCTCAATATTATACATGAAAAATTTAATATTATGAACTGGGCACAATGTCGCCACTTAAAAGTGAGAGCTACATTTCAAGAAACAAGATTAGGAATGAACCTTTAAAGATTATTCTAAAAATGCAGCATAAAGGTCTATATTActgtgttccctcgctacttcatggtGCGCTttatgcggactcgctgttttgcggggttttgaaaatattaataaaaatataaaatatttacatccagtagaagccagggaccctggaagtgcAACAGCCTGAGGTGTgccggggaaggcctgcctccctggcctccacagaccccggaagtgcaATGGCTTGAGGCACAGCGGGGAAGGCCTGCagaccagggaggcaggcaggcgctctcgggatgggccgggaggcgggtaaggaagcgcggatagaaaataatatataaaaaatataaaataatatataaatattaaaattaatatagtgtccctattTCGCAGATTATCACTTATTGGGGGTGGTCCTGCAAcggaacccccgcaataagtgagggaatactgtactAGATACACTTCCcaaagagagccagtgtggtacaatggtttgagcattgcactatggatctggagaccagggtttgaatccctgtttggaGATGAAAATCTGCTGGATAATCTTAGGCAAGTCTCATTCTCTCAtcctcaaagaaaggcaaaaaaACACTCTTaagaaatcttgccaggaaaatcctGTGACAGGTTCATCCTAGGGTCCCCCTAAATCAGTAAAGACCTGAAGGtatacagcaacaacaaaaacacttcCTAAAGTAGACCAACAACCCCTCTCAGTATACAATACGAGGGAAGAGACAGAATAGTGGGTGTCTGGAAGCAGTGAGAAGAGTTcaattcccaaactttggtcctcagGATATTTTAAATTTCCAGAAGCCTTAGCCAACTTGACCAACACTGAAGACTCCTGGGAgcataagtccaaaacacccacaagaccaaagtttgggaaccagtgCCCTAATACTTATCAAAGTGGGCTGTAAAGAATGATAGGAAGAATTTAACAGGTTAAGTTCAAAAGAAGCAGTGCAGGTTACCCTGGACTGGAaagtgactttttttttaaagaaagcttaACAGAAACAACTTTGTGATTAAACATTATAGGAGAAAAACTCTCTACCTTTGTCGTAAAGGATCTCCCCCTCGCAGCAGTTCATCTTTCTCAGCATTGTCAATAGCAATTTTACAAGCTAGGTTTGCCTTCCTCCAAGCTGTCTGATTGCTGAAATTATTAATATACTGACATTTAGAACAATGGTGGCTGTGATGGCAAGGACAGAAATATCTATCAATGTATTATATACAAAACAATTAAGATAACAAAATACATAACATTATCATGCATCATTCCTCTCCATAATAAACAATGATTCTTAACAGAGAGAGTATATTGACTGTTCATTGACAGCCAAAGAATGCGAGTTCTTTAGTATATTACCTTCACAACAAAAAATGTTTCTTATGCAATTGTCCATTCAGCAACGAACAGGCTTGAGAAAATCAGTCATAGCCAGTTCCATCCACTAAAATGGGAACATGGTATCTACAACTTTCTAGATATTATTCACCTCCATTTCTCATTAGCTTGTGAAATTCAATTATTCTTTATGAAATTGCTGTTTGAGAGATTCACTGGAGAGTCTGAGGCTAAAAAAAAGGATGTCATTCATGAGATGTCAAGTGTTCATGAGATGTCAAGTCTTACACATTACAATCAGAGAAAATGAAAGCTACATATAATTCTTTGAAAACATAATGCAGCAAAAATCCTGCATCATCTTTTTACACACAAGCAAAGTTCACTTTAGAAATAGGACAATTTACACCATGCACtctgaatgctgcacttgcaactGTGCTTAGCCACTGTGAGGTTGTGTAGATCAGATAATTTTTGTATAATCTTCATCGCTAAAAGTATGTCTATGACCTGTACACAAATTAAAATTACTGTTCGGCATTTAAAAGAAGCTACAGCTGCCTGCAGGAAATAGATAGGATAGCCAACCCTAAAAATCATATACTAAGGGATAGCAGCATTCCTTAAAATTGGTTTGTTTGCTCTCAACAGcttgagattaaaaaaaaaatactaatagATTAGAAAGTGATTATGATCAGAATTTTTACTCAAATGTAggtgttttgggggagggggcaaagcTACAAATGGAAGACTGGACTACAGATCTAATTTTGACACTAGTTTGTGTGAATAACAGCATTATACCAAACTCTTTTGAGACTGACTTGTTTGCCTGCTATTATGAATGACTTGCAAGTGAAAAACAGTTACATAAACATATATCAGAAATACAATGCTATCTATGTTTATAGTCTCACTAACCTGAGCATTTGCTTCTTATGGTTCTCTACTTCTTGGAGCAACACTTGCTTTTCTGACTCTTTATCTTGTTCCTTAGCCATCTGTTCAAGCTCCTAGGCAGACCCACAAACAATTATTAATTCATCTGTGATTTTTAAATAGAGATAGCATTTTAAAGAGCAGGTAAAGTGTTTGTGCCTGCTTtcaatcctgtggctgcctcctgcagaattctgggatttgtaactgACTGAGGTGTTATGGAAATTCCCTCCAAAAGGGCAAAAgcatgtaaaaaacaaacaaacaaaggcacaGAAGAATAGCTTCTTGTCTATCTATTTCCTCCCTGACTTGAGCAGGGTGTGGTTGAACTCCAGCAGGAAGAGCCTTTTAACTGCTCAGCCAAAGACATCCTggccttccctaaactacaaataccagaatttctgcaggaggcagccacaggattgaAAGCAGGCACAAATGCTTTGCCTACTCATTAAAATGCTATGTGATGAGGTTAATAGTCTTTAGGAGTATGTATTCCATATAATTCATCTTTTCAAATGGTAGAATCCTAGAAGCTTAAATTATTAGTGTAGCTTGGGCTCCTTTCTTTGGTGAACCAGCTATCTTTAGCAAGCTAAAAGGATCTAGAGCCCAGACAACTATGCCACTATATAAAACAACTGCATACTATGGTGTTATTTCTAAATATGAGCAAGTTTAGGAGATCCCCATGAAAAGCACCTCCTCCATGCCCAGCATAAAAATGCAGAAAGCTGCTGCAGGAGTGCTAGACATTTCGTCCTCCTTTGCCAGCCTCCAGTAGGCTGGTAAAAACTACAATGAGCCTACAAGCCTTATTTACACATTTCCCCATGGTTTGTCACCATTCCTCACCTGGATTCTAAGTCGTAAATGGTGAAATTTTTCCTTCACTTTGGCATTGAGTTCCGTAAGTGTACTTATAGGCCCCATGCAATCTCGGATATCCTAAAATAAACAAGTCAAAGAAAAATCATATAGTCACTTGCTTCTATCATATTGTTATGTAATGTAATGATGCTTTACGAGCAATGTAATGTTATACACTGTGGCTAAGCACTCAGACATTGCTGAATGCCACATTATCTaggtgtggacttagataacccagtttgaagcagatattctagaatatagggttgtgtggaagggtcctcagtcttCTGGCTGAACCACCATCATGAATTAGGCATGATGGTGAACACTGTTGATAATAGAACCCCAGACATAATGTAGAATTAACTGAGAAGTGGCAAGGTATGCACAATCACTCAATCATGCCAGTTCCAATATACTTGCATTTAAAATGCTACAGGCATCTCAGGGAAAAGAGGCACT
This genomic interval from Anolis sagrei isolate rAnoSag1 chromosome 2, rAnoSag1.mat, whole genome shotgun sequence contains the following:
- the BNIP1 gene encoding vesicle transport protein SEC20 isoform X2; translation: MAAAADVPVRVCNQEIVKFDLEIKAAVQDIRDCMGPISTLTELNAKVKEKFHHLRLRIQELEQMAKEQDKESEKQVLLQEVENHKKQMLSNQTAWRKANLACKIAIDNAEKDELLRGGDPLRQRKTTKESLAEGASNITESLMGISRMMSQQVRQSEETMQTLGLLANGSRLSYRNLDLLFCF
- the BNIP1 gene encoding vesicle transport protein SEC20 isoform X1, which encodes MAAAADVPVRVCNQEIVKFDLEIKAAVQDIRDCMGPISTLTELNAKVKEKFHHLRLRIQELEQMAKEQDKESEKQVLLQEVENHKKQMLSNQTAWRKANLACKIAIDNAEKDELLRGGDPLRQRKTTKESLAEGASNITESLMGISRMMSQQVRQSEETMQTLVNSSRTIVDANEEFKSMSGTIQLGRKLITKYNRRELTDKLLIFLALALFLATVLYILKKRLFPFL